One window of the Larus michahellis chromosome 24, bLarMic1.1, whole genome shotgun sequence genome contains the following:
- the TMEM79 gene encoding transmembrane protein 79, producing the protein MAAADPILPPEEVALLELGKVALATPLDKVPPAPGEHPGDPDATLPWDRSQHSAPSQPEPAETKRRSSPEGGREDPEEAALNCPPAEAEDEEAPGLPMMAAHVFVPIDPQCIEQRPSKQKKQPTPWPQEEGKGGHVPHSNRPDGLRQKQVFLPIGPSRYRDPLGFEGRVTKPLAEEPGCLCARECGTGNLKAVASVVGALLLCPCFIYGAYVFLPFDAPLLPTVSARLVYTLRCAAFATFPIVLGMIVSGISRLCSSALEAFGELQREVEIHRTYVSQSVHLFILYFFNMAVLATYLPQEVLKLIPLLTGLFAISRLIYWLSYAIGRSFRAFGFSMTFLPLLAMLVWNLYSMFVVEPENLLAVAAPKPEDGSKANGAKLRYWG; encoded by the exons ATGGCTGCCGCTGACCCCATCCTGCCTCCTGAGGAGGTGGCTTTGCTGGAGCTAGGGAAGGTTGCCCTGGCCACCCCCCTGGACAAGGTGCCACCGGCCCCAGGTGAACACCCAGGGGACCCTGATGCCACCCTGCCATGGGACCGGAGCCAGCACAGCGCCCCGAGCCAGCCAGAGCCTGCAGAGACAAAGAGGCGCTCAAGTCCCGAAGGGGGCCGCGAAGACCCAGAGGAAGCTGCTCTCAACTGCCCCCCAGCTGAGGCCGAAGACGAGGAAGCCCCCGGGCTGCCCATGATGGCGGCCCATGTCTTTGTGCCCATCGACCCGCAGTGCATTGAGCAGAGACCCAGCAAGCAGAAGAAGCAACCCACCCCGTGGCCTCAGGAGGAGGGCAAGGGGGGGCACGTCCCCCACAGCAACAGACCCGACGGCCTCCGCCAGAAGCAGGTCTTCCTTCCCATCGGCCCCTCACGCTACAGGGACCCGCTGGGCTTTGAGGGGCGAGTGACCAAGCCACTGGCTGAGGAGCCGGGGTGCCTGTGTGCCAGAGAGTGCGGCACCGGCAACCTAAAGGCCGTGGCCTCCGTGGTGGGggccctgctcctctgcccctgctTCATCTATGGGGCCTATGTCTTTCTGCCTTTTGACGCGCCGCTGCTGCCCACCGTCAGCGCCCGCCTGGTCTACACGCTGCGCTGCGCCGCCTTTGCCACCTTCCCCATCGTTCTGG GGATGATTGTCAGCGGCATCTCCCgcctctgctcctctgcattGGAGGCCTTCGGGGAGCTGCAGCGGGAGGTGGAGATCCACCGCACCTACGTCTCCCAGTCCGTCCATCTCTTCATCCTCTACTTCTTCAACATGGCTGTGCTGGCCACCTACCTCCCACAGGAGGTCCTCAAGCTCATCCCCCTGCTCACGGGGCTTTTTGCCATCTCCCG GTTGATTTACTGGCTGTCATACGCCATTGGACGCTCCTTCCGCGCCTTCGGCTTCAGCATGAccttcctgcccctcctggccATGCTAGTCTGGAACCTCTACAGCATGTTCGTCGTGGAGCCCGAAAACCTCCTTGCTGTGGCAGCGCCAAAGCCCGAGGACGGCTCCAAGGCCAACGGAGCCAAACTGCGGTACTGGGGGTGA